The Saccharothrix violaceirubra genome segment CGAGCAACAGGGCGACGAGTGCGATGATCATGTGCCAGACCGGTGTCGGATCGGACTTCTGGGCCTGACCGGACTGGTCCGCGGCACCCGGCGCGGCGGTCGTCGTCGTGCCCGCGCTCGCGGTGGTCGTCGTGGTCGTGGTCGTCGTCGAGGTGGTACCGGAGTCGTCCTCCTCGTCGTCCGGGTTCATGCCGGAGATGTACGGCGGCACGACGCTGCGTCCGTCCGACAGCGGCGTCGGATCGAACGTCATCCAGCCGTAGTCCGGGAAGTACACCTCGACCCACGCGTGGGCGTCCTGCGTGGTGATCGTCTGGTATTCGTCGGTGGGGAAGCCCGCGGTGAAGCCGAGCGCCACCCGTGACGGAATGCCCACCGCCCGCGCCATGACCGCCATCGCCGAGGCGTACTGCTCGCAGTACCCGGTCTTGCCCTTGAGTACGAAGTCCGTCAGCGCGTCGGTCGACGTGTCGTTCTTGGTCTCGAGCGAGTACTTGAAGCCCTGTGTCCCATCGGTGAAGTACTGGTGCAACGCGTACGCCTTGTCGAACTGGTTGCGTGCACCGGCCGTGATCCGTTTCGCCAGCTCGAGGATCTCCGGGTCGACGCTCGGTGCCTCCAGGTACGCCTGGTCGACATCCGGGTTGCCGGTCACGCCTCGGAGCGTGTCGGTGCCCGGTTCACCCAGTGCGGTCTCCAACGTGTACTTCTCGGACTTGCGTGCACGGACGCTGTAGACCATTCCCCGGCCCGCGTCCCACCGCCAGTTGTCGTCCACGCCAGCGAACCGGCGCGGCCTGCCGTACACCGGCAGCCAGTTGTCCAGCCACGTGACCGGCTCGATCTCGATCGAGGTGACGTCACCCGTGCCGGGATCGCCCGGCTGGACGGACACGACGCCGTTCGCCGCCACGCCCTCCGACAGGTTCCCGCCGAGCTGCCACCCCTTGCCCGGTACGTACTCGCGCAACGTCATCGCACGCAGGTACTCGGACTTGGGCAGGCCGCGGACCCGGAACAGCTCACGGGTCTCACCGCGGTCGAGCATGCCGCGCAGTTCGGTCATCGGGTCGATGCCCAGTCCGCCGGAGCCGCCGCCGGCCTCGTCACCGCCGCCGGGCAGCCGTCCGACCGTGCCGACCAGCGTCAACGCGCCACCGGAGACCGCAGCGATCACCAGAGCGGTCACCGTGACCACCGTCGCGGTCGGCCCGGGGCTTCCGCCGCCGCGCCTGCCACGCCACGAGTCGTGTCTGCGTCGACCGTCGACCACCAGGAGCAGGGCGAACCCCGCCGCACCGCAGACGAACGTCCACATCGGGAGCATGTCGTCGGCCAACGATGCGGGCACCGCGAATACGCACAACAACACGAGACCGGACGCCGCAGGCGCGGCTGCACCCACCGCGAGCGTGTCGACCAAGACCGCGACGAGACCGATCGCGACCATCACCAGGCACCGCATCGCGGGGGTGTCCGGCACCGGTGGGATGCCTGTCTGGACCTCGGAGACCGCGTCGCCGAGCACCGCGCCCAGATCGGTGATCGACTGCGGGTCGGGCAACACGATGAGGATGCCGCTGCGGGTGAAGATCGTCACCAGCAGGCACAGCAGCGCGACGAGCTGACCGAGTCCGACCACCAACGCTGGTATGCGCACAGACCGCAGCAGTACACCGACCCCGACGACGACCGCGATCGTCACGGCCAGGTACACCAGCCACAACCCACCGGCGATCACACTGGCCAGCGCGGTCGACGCGCACAGCGTCGCGAGCCCGGCCACCGCCGGTGTCGCGGTCACGGTCGCCGCACCGCGCGCTGTTCTCGCCGCCAACTCAGCCCACCTCCGCACGCGTCGGACGGGAACCGGCGCTGTGGCACAGCTCCTGCCAGACCTGGTTCATCGACACGGCGGGCGTCGCGACGACCGCGCCCCAACCCGCCGCGCGTAGCAGCGCGAGCGCCTCCGACGCATCCGGCGCCGGGTCCTCGTTCGGCAACGCCCATCCGCGCACGTCGATGACGACGGCGAGGCTTCTCACGCCACGCGGGCGGTTGCGGATTAGGGTGTCGACGACGCCCGGTGAACACGCGCCGAGCACCGCGATCAGTTCCTGTCCCGCACCCGCATCAAGTCCCAGCGCCGGTGCCGCCCGGTGTGACGCCTGGAGTCCCGCCAACACGTCGAGCACCACGGCGTCGCTGTGCCCACCTTCGCTGGAACCACCCGCGAGTACGTGGCCGTCATCGCCGATCAGCCGCACCTGCTGACCAAACCTGTGCAGGTGCAGGCACACCGACGCGGTGAAGGACACGGCCCATTCCAAGGACGCACCCGGACCCGAGCCGCGATGAGCGGTCAGTCGGTGGTCAAGCAGGACCGTGGTGCCGCCCCGCCAGGGACGTTCCTCGACCCGGACCATCAACTCGTCCCGGCGCGCGGTCGAACGCCAGTGGACCTTTCGCAGGTCGTCGCCGTGCCTATAAGGACGGACGACCGCGTCGTCCTCACCCTGACCCGCGCGCAGCCGGATCGAACCGTCGTCGCCCGCGCCCATGCCCGATCCGCCGGGTAGTCCGGTCAGGCCGGTCACCCGGGGCACGACGACCAGACGACTGCGACCCGCCAGTTCGCGGTCGAACTCGGCGAGCCCGAACGGGTCCGTGATCCGTGCCATGAGCGGGCCGACTTGCTGGATGCCGCGCATCACGGGCTTGAGCGGGTACCGCAACGCCGTCACCGTGTTGCGCGGCAGTCGCTCCACGACGAAACGTGGACGTGCCCCGAGCGCATACGGCACGCCGTCCTCCATGAGCAACCCGCCGGTCGGCAGCCTTCCCGTGCTACGGAGTTCGACCCGGGCCTCCGCGGCGGCGCCGACCTGTACCCGTCCCGGGTACAGGAACCGCGTCGCGTGCAGCCCGACGCGCGCCCGTCCGGCAAGCCACGCCGCGAGGAGAGGCAACGCGATGACGAACACGGACACACGCAACAGATCGCGTTCGTTGAGCAGGACCGCGCACAACCCCGCTGCGACGCCGGCAGCGAGCAGGCACCGGCCGCGCGTGGTGAGCCCGGACAGCGCCCCGCGCACGTCAGCGACCGGGGAGGTGCTGTGGAACGGGGACGCGCTGGAGCAACCCGCGCACGAGGTCGGCCGACGACCGCCGGGCCGCCTGCGCCTCAGCGGTCAGCACGAGCCGGTGCGCGAGCACAGGGACGGCGACCACGTGGATGTCGTCCGGCACGACGAAGTCGCGTCCCGACAACGCGGCCTGGGCACGTGCCGCGCGCACGAGCTGCAACGTCGACCGCGGCGACGCACCGAGACGCAGCTCGGGCAGTCGTCGGGTCGCGCCGACCAACTCGACCGCGTACCGGCGGATGTCCGGCGACAGGTGCACGCGACGCACGGCCTGTACGAGCTTGAGCACCTGGTCCCCGGTCGACACCGGCCGCAAGTCGGCCAATGGGTTGCTGCCCGCGTGCTCGTCGACCATCGCCAGCTCGGCCTGCGGGTCGGGGTAGCCGATCGACACGCGCGCGGTGAACCGGTCGCGCTGCGCCTCGGGGAGGGCGTACGTGCCCTCCATCTCGATCGGGTTCTGGGTGGCGATCACCATGAACGGCGCGGCGAGCTGGTAGGTGTTGCCGTCGACCGTGACCTGTTGCTCCTCCATGCACTCCAGAAGCGCGGACTGCGTCTTGGGGGAGGCGCGGTTGATCTCGTCGCCGACCACGATGTTCGCGAAGATCGGACCGGGCCGGAACTCGAAGTCGTTGTCCTGGCGGTTGTAGATCGACGAGCCGGTGACGTCGCTGGGCAGGAGGTCGGGTGTGAACTGGAGTCGGCTGACCGTGCAGTCGATCGACCGGGCGAGGGCCTTGGCCAACGACGTCTTGCCGACACCGGGGACGTCCTCCACCAGGAGGTGTCCCTCGGCCAGCAGGGTCACCAACGCGATGCGGACGACCTCGGGTTTGCCGACGAGGACCCGTTCGACGTTCGCCGCGATCCGTCCGGCCACCGCGTGCAGTTCGGCGAGCACGTCGTCCGGTCGGACCGGCCCGTGGTGATTCACCCCACCGTAGGAGTGGTCGGGCGGTGCGGCTGGCTGGGTACTCGGAGTCACTCGACCTCCATGAGCAGGGCGGCCCACCCGCGGCGGTGTCGCGCCAGGCGGTGAGCGTTTCACGCAGTGTGTCAAACCAGGGCGAGGCGCCCTACACCGATTGAACAGATTCATGTCTTCGACTGCCACGTACCGGCTTCCCCCACCGGTTCGCCCACAATCCCCCACGACCCCCTCTCGAAGCCGCCGTAGTGCGGTTATCGCTGGACCGTACGGGTGAAGAAATCCGGGTTTCGGCTCACTCCACGGTGTAAGCCTGTCCGTCTTCCCCCACCACGCTCCGTGCCTGGCATCTTCGCTCTACCTGCGGAAACGCTGCGGCACCTGGCTCGTGGAGGGCCGTTTCGACGTTGACTGTGGAGAAAAGTGGGGTACTGTGGCGCCCGGTGGGGCAGACGGGGGCCCCACTGCCGGTTTCACCGTCGGCTTCGGCGGCGGGAGGTGTGGCGCCATGTTCCTGGGCACGCATCACCCCAAGTTGGACGACAAGGGCCGGCTGACGCTGCCTGCGAAGTTCCGGGACGCGCTAGCGGGGGGTCTCATGGTCACCAAAGGCCAGGACCACTGCCTCTACGTGTTCCCCCGTGGCGAGTTCGAGCAGATGGCGCGCAAGGTGGCCGACGCACCGTTCACGAACGAGGCGGTCCGGGCCTACCAGCGCTACCTGTTCGCGGGAACGGACGAGCAGCGGCCGGACGGCCAGGGCCGGGTGACGATCGCACCGGAACTGCGCCGGTACGCGGGGTTGACCAAGGAGTGCGTGGTCATCGGCGCGATCAACCGGTTGGAGATCTGGGACGCGCAGGCGTGGCAGCGCTACCTGGACGAACACGAGGACAGCTACGCCGAGGCGCGCGAGGAGGTGCTCCCCGGCGTCTTCTGACCGAAGGGCTCGACGTTTCGAGGTTTCGGGTGCCGTGAGGCCTCGGTCCGCTCGGCTTTCGGCCCTGGCGCACCTTCCCCGGCGCCAGGTTCGACGGGCGGGCGGGGACCTGACGACACCCGATCTCGTCTCTCGCGGGAGGGGAGCAGCACAGGGAGAGAGTTCATGGGAGAGCGGGCGCGGCACGTGCCGGTTCTGCTCGACCGCGTGCTCGACCTCCTCGCGCCCGCGATCGAGGATCGCGACGCCGTGTTCGTCGACTGCACGCTCGGTCTCGGCGGGCACTCGGAGGCTGTTCTCCACCGCTTTCCCCAGGTCAAGCTGGTCGGACTCGACCGCGACCCCCAGGCCATCGGACTCGCCCGCGAACGGCTGACGCCCTTCGCCGACCGGGTGGAGTTCGTCCAGACCACGTACGACCGCATCGCGGACGTCGTCGTCGGTACAAAGGTCGACGGCATCCTCATGGACCTCGGTGTCTCCTCGCTCCAACTCGACGCCGAGGAGCGCGGGTTCGCCTACTCCAAGGACGCACCGCTGGACATGCGCATGAGCGCGGGCACCGGCGAGACGGCGGCGGACGTCCTCAACACCTACGAGGTCGACGACCTCACCCGAGTGCTGCGTGACTACGGCGAGGAGCGGTTCGCCCGCAAGATCGCCGGAGCCGTGGCCCGTGAACGCGCCCGTGAGCCGTTCACGACCAGCGGCAGGCTGGTCCAACTGCTCTACGACGTGGTTCCCGCCGCCACCCGGCGGACCGGCGGCCATCCGGCCAAACGCACGTTTCAGGCGTTGCGCATCGAGGTCAACCGGGAACTGGAGTCGTTGCGCTTGGCGCTGCCCGCGGCGCTGTCCGTGCTCGCGGTCGGCGGCCGGATCGTCGTCGAGTCCTACCAGTCGCTGGAGGACCGGATGGTGAAACGGGCGTTCGCCGACCTCGCCGTGTCCCGTACCCCGCCCGGCCTGCCGGTGGAACTTCCCGGCCACGGCCCCGAGCTGAAACTCGTCACCCGCGGTGGCGAACCGGCCGGCGAACTCGAGATCGAGGACAACCCCAGGGCCGCGTCGGTGAGGCTGCGCGCGGCGGAACGGATTCGGGAGGCGACATGACCGCACCGGCCCGGACCGGCGGCACCGCGTCGACCGGCTCCAACCCGCGTGAACGTCAGCTGCGCAAGGCCGCCGCCGAGCGGTCCCGCACCCGGTCCGCCGCGGCCGAACGTGCTTACGCCCGTCGGGCCCAGCGTTCCGGGCCGCGGAAGAACACCGCTTCCGCACCGCAGTCGGGCGTGACGCCGCGAGCGCCGTTCGTGGTCATGGTGATGGTCGTGCTCAGCGTTGGCATCGCCGCGATCATGTGGCTGTCCACGCAGGCGACCGCCGACTCGTACCGGCTCCAGGACGCCCGCGCCGAGGAGACCCGCCTGGCCCGCCAGGTCGAGCAGTTGCGGCAGGAGGTGGCCATGGCCGAGTCACCGCTCAAGCTCGCCGAGGCCGCACAGGCGTTGGGCCTGGTCCCGGCCGGCGACCCGGCGCGACTGCGTCGACTGCCCGACGGCACGGTCGAGGTGTACGGCAAACCGTCCGCCGCGCCCGAACCGCCCCGCCCGGCACCCACCACCACGGACACCCCCGCCGGGAACACCACGACACCACCCGCTCCGACCACCACGCCGCCGGCCGGTGGTTGAGCGGTCACCGGAGGAGATCAGCGATGCCGGGGCCCAGTAGGGGCAGGCCGACACGGCGACCGCTGTCCGTTCGCGGACAGCGACCCAAGCGGCGTGGAGGCAACAGTCGGGTCCGGATCGCGGTAGGGCGGCTGCTCCTCGTGCTCGCCTTGCTCGCGGCGGGCGTGAAGCTCCTCTACGTGCAGGGCGTCCAAGCCGACGAACTGTCCCGGCTGGCGCAACAGCAGCGGGCGACGCCGATCGAGATCCCGGCCGAGCGCGGCACCATCACCGACCGCAACGGCAACCAGCTCGCGTTCAGCGTCGAGGCCCGTGCGCTGTACGCCGTGCCCAAGCGGACCAGGACGAACTGGGACGAGGAACGCAAGAACAAGCCGTCCATGGGCAGCTATGACGATCGTGTGCAGGCGATCGCGAAGTTCATCGAGCAGACGCTCGGGACCGAGGTCGCCGGGCAGAAGACCGACGCCACCACGATGGCCGAGAAGCTCGGTCGGGACACGACCTACATCGAACTCGTCGACAACGTCGACCCGGCCAAGGCCGCCTTGATCACCGAGAAGTACTTCGACGTCGGTGCCGAGTACCGTGCCGTGCGCGTGTACCCGAACGGCACTCTCGCGTCGAACATCATCGGGGCCGCGAATTGGCGCAAGGACCAGCAGCCCGCCGCCACCCACGGACTGCTCGGCCTGGAGAACTCGCAGGACAACACCCTCGCCGGGCGCTACGGCAAACGCATCGTCGACACCATGCAGGGCAACGACAACGTCGTGATCCCCGGACCGGGACGATCGCGCGAGGTCGCCGCGGCGACACCGGGCAAGAGCATCGAGCTGACGCTCGACGTCGACACCCAGTACGCGGTGCAGCGACTCGTGACCGACTACACGGCCAAATCCGGTGCGCGTTCCGGGTCCGCGGTGGTGCTCGACGTGCACACCGGCGAGATCCTCGCGCTGGCCAACGACAAGGTGTTCGACCCGATCGACTTCGGCAAGGCGACCGACGACGAGAAGCGCAACGTCGCGGTTTCGTCGGTGTTCGAACCCGGTTCGGTCAACAAGATCGTCACCGCCGCCACGGCCATCGAGGACGGCATCTACCAGCCCGACAGCGTGCTCACCGTCGACCCGTCCATCAAGATCGCCGACCGGGTGGTCAAGGACGCGACCTACCATCCGACTCAGGACATGACGTTCACCGGCGTGTTCGCCAAGTCGTCCAACGTCGGCACGCTCATGGCCGCCCAGAAGATCGGGCCGGACCGCTACTCGGACATGCTCCGGCTGTTCGGTCTGGGCAAGCGCACCCAGTCCGGGCTGCCCGGCGAGGAACCCGGCTACGTGCCGCCACGCAACCAGTGGTCGGGGTCGACGTTCGGCAACCTGCCGATCGGCCAGGGCCTGAGCATGACCCTGCTCCAGATGACCGGCATGTACCAGACCATCGCCAACGACGGGCTGCGCGTCCCGCCGCGCATCATCCGCGCCGAGATCGACGAGAACGGCGCGCGTCGCGAGACCGCGCACCCGGAAGCTGTCCGCGTCGTGTCGCCGAAGACGGCGAAGACCGTGCGCGACATGTTCCGCGCCGTGGTGCAGAACTCGCCCGGTCAGACGGGCACCGGCCCGAGCGCGGCACTGCCCGGCTACCAGATCGCGGGCAAGACCGGGACCGCGCAGCAGACCGACGAGAAGTGCGCGTGCTACAGCACGTCCGCGTACTGGATCACGTTCGCGGGTATCCTCCCGGCCGACGATCCGCGCTACGTCGTCGGCATCATGCTCGACAACCCGCAGGGGACCCAGTACAGCGGATCGGCCGCGCCGCTCTTCCACGACATCGCCTCGTACCTGGCACAGCGCTACCGCATTCCGATGTCGACGGAGCAGAGCCCGGTGGTACCCCTGGTGCTGTGACCGTGTTTTCGTGAACCGCGCCACGCCACTGACGCGATCCCATGCGAAGACCGGGTACAGCGACGAGGTTGTGTGACACACGCGTGTGCCGGTTTCGATCGCGTATCCAGTCCGGTATCCCCCGAACGGACCTGAACCGGCCACGTCGCCATACGTCTCTCCCGATGCAGGCCGAGGCAGGTTCCGCGCATGCCAAGGCAGGCGTCCCCCTGGAAGAAGCGCCCTTGCGCATATCCAAGCGATTGGTGTGGTCTTTTGTGGCCGGTGTACCCCGACCTGTGGACAACTCCGCCCCCTGTGGACAGATGCGCATACAGTCGGCCATGCCCGAAAGCCCTTCGACGGCCGGAGCGGACGTGCCGGGTGGCCACGCTCCGTGCGCCGGTAGCCTTCCCGCCGTGCCCAGCAAGCTAGAGGGCAAGGTCGCGATCGCACCGCCTCGCCCTTCCCGCACCACACCAGTACCCGTGTCCGACCTCGCCACCATGGCGGACGCGCACCTGACCGCACCCGACCGCAACCACGTGCCGGTCTGCGGAGCGACGCTGC includes the following:
- a CDS encoding transglutaminase family protein, which produces MTATPAVAGLATLCASTALASVIAGGLWLVYLAVTIAVVVGVGVLLRSVRIPALVVGLGQLVALLCLLVTIFTRSGILIVLPDPQSITDLGAVLGDAVSEVQTGIPPVPDTPAMRCLVMVAIGLVAVLVDTLAVGAAAPAASGLVLLCVFAVPASLADDMLPMWTFVCGAAGFALLLVVDGRRRHDSWRGRRGGGSPGPTATVVTVTALVIAAVSGGALTLVGTVGRLPGGGDEAGGGSGGLGIDPMTELRGMLDRGETRELFRVRGLPKSEYLRAMTLREYVPGKGWQLGGNLSEGVAANGVVSVQPGDPGTGDVTSIEIEPVTWLDNWLPVYGRPRRFAGVDDNWRWDAGRGMVYSVRARKSEKYTLETALGEPGTDTLRGVTGNPDVDQAYLEAPSVDPEILELAKRITAGARNQFDKAYALHQYFTDGTQGFKYSLETKNDTSTDALTDFVLKGKTGYCEQYASAMAVMARAVGIPSRVALGFTAGFPTDEYQTITTQDAHAWVEVYFPDYGWMTFDPTPLSDGRSVVPPYISGMNPDDEEDDSGTTSTTTTTTTTTASAGTTTTAAPGAADQSGQAQKSDPTPVWHMIIALVALLLAVALWLLVAFGGNRRAPRPPILVGALAATVATATFAVAFVTWWLTVPIVLAAVVAAPAALRVLKRRTRLHTVARLGPDAADAAWAELLAESVDRGTRVPSTETVRIAARRLARTHQLDDAGRNGLRAVVGAIERSWYSATGGADPALPHALDEVRRSLHRNAPLAFRARVLPRSVLHPKAPAEEPERV
- a CDS encoding DUF58 domain-containing protein; translation: MRGALSGLTTRGRCLLAAGVAAGLCAVLLNERDLLRVSVFVIALPLLAAWLAGRARVGLHATRFLYPGRVQVGAAAEARVELRSTGRLPTGGLLMEDGVPYALGARPRFVVERLPRNTVTALRYPLKPVMRGIQQVGPLMARITDPFGLAEFDRELAGRSRLVVVPRVTGLTGLPGGSGMGAGDDGSIRLRAGQGEDDAVVRPYRHGDDLRKVHWRSTARRDELMVRVEERPWRGGTTVLLDHRLTAHRGSGPGASLEWAVSFTASVCLHLHRFGQQVRLIGDDGHVLAGGSSEGGHSDAVVLDVLAGLQASHRAAPALGLDAGAGQELIAVLGACSPGVVDTLIRNRPRGVRSLAVVIDVRGWALPNEDPAPDASEALALLRAAGWGAVVATPAVSMNQVWQELCHSAGSRPTRAEVG
- a CDS encoding AAA family ATPase, with protein sequence MNHHGPVRPDDVLAELHAVAGRIAANVERVLVGKPEVVRIALVTLLAEGHLLVEDVPGVGKTSLAKALARSIDCTVSRLQFTPDLLPSDVTGSSIYNRQDNDFEFRPGPIFANIVVGDEINRASPKTQSALLECMEEQQVTVDGNTYQLAAPFMVIATQNPIEMEGTYALPEAQRDRFTARVSIGYPDPQAELAMVDEHAGSNPLADLRPVSTGDQVLKLVQAVRRVHLSPDIRRYAVELVGATRRLPELRLGASPRSTLQLVRAARAQAALSGRDFVVPDDIHVVAVPVLAHRLVLTAEAQAARRSSADLVRGLLQRVPVPQHLPGR
- the mraZ gene encoding division/cell wall cluster transcriptional repressor MraZ produces the protein MFLGTHHPKLDDKGRLTLPAKFRDALAGGLMVTKGQDHCLYVFPRGEFEQMARKVADAPFTNEAVRAYQRYLFAGTDEQRPDGQGRVTIAPELRRYAGLTKECVVIGAINRLEIWDAQAWQRYLDEHEDSYAEAREEVLPGVF
- the rsmH gene encoding 16S rRNA (cytosine(1402)-N(4))-methyltransferase RsmH, with translation MGERARHVPVLLDRVLDLLAPAIEDRDAVFVDCTLGLGGHSEAVLHRFPQVKLVGLDRDPQAIGLARERLTPFADRVEFVQTTYDRIADVVVGTKVDGILMDLGVSSLQLDAEERGFAYSKDAPLDMRMSAGTGETAADVLNTYEVDDLTRVLRDYGEERFARKIAGAVARERAREPFTTSGRLVQLLYDVVPAATRRTGGHPAKRTFQALRIEVNRELESLRLALPAALSVLAVGGRIVVESYQSLEDRMVKRAFADLAVSRTPPGLPVELPGHGPELKLVTRGGEPAGELEIEDNPRAASVRLRAAERIREAT
- a CDS encoding peptidoglycan D,D-transpeptidase FtsI family protein, producing MPGPSRGRPTRRPLSVRGQRPKRRGGNSRVRIAVGRLLLVLALLAAGVKLLYVQGVQADELSRLAQQQRATPIEIPAERGTITDRNGNQLAFSVEARALYAVPKRTRTNWDEERKNKPSMGSYDDRVQAIAKFIEQTLGTEVAGQKTDATTMAEKLGRDTTYIELVDNVDPAKAALITEKYFDVGAEYRAVRVYPNGTLASNIIGAANWRKDQQPAATHGLLGLENSQDNTLAGRYGKRIVDTMQGNDNVVIPGPGRSREVAAATPGKSIELTLDVDTQYAVQRLVTDYTAKSGARSGSAVVLDVHTGEILALANDKVFDPIDFGKATDDEKRNVAVSSVFEPGSVNKIVTAATAIEDGIYQPDSVLTVDPSIKIADRVVKDATYHPTQDMTFTGVFAKSSNVGTLMAAQKIGPDRYSDMLRLFGLGKRTQSGLPGEEPGYVPPRNQWSGSTFGNLPIGQGLSMTLLQMTGMYQTIANDGLRVPPRIIRAEIDENGARRETAHPEAVRVVSPKTAKTVRDMFRAVVQNSPGQTGTGPSAALPGYQIAGKTGTAQQTDEKCACYSTSAYWITFAGILPADDPRYVVGIMLDNPQGTQYSGSAAPLFHDIASYLAQRYRIPMSTEQSPVVPLVL